Genomic segment of Niallia taxi:
AGGGAAATCCGTGATGATTTTGATATTGTTATTGCAAGAGACGGTAAAGCTGCAAGTGTTTTAAAAACAAATAATATGTACAAAAAAAGTGCTTCATTAAAAGTATATACACAGCTCGTGTCGATGTATAAAGATTGGGGCGGTGCACCGAAACTTAGACTCAATGACTTTATTCGAATATATAAATCTGATGGGCAAACTCCTGTATTAGTTGCATTGAAGGTTAAAGGTGACCCTAAAAAAGGGGGCAATATAGAAAATATGAAAACGATAACGCCTGAAAATAAAGTGGATGTTGATTCTTTAGGTATTATAAAAGGCGGTAAATTAGTTGGATATATTAGTATTTATGATGTCAGAAATATGCTTTGGTTGCAAGGTAATTTAAAAAGTACAGTGATAACTTCTCAATGTGGCAGTGGTGATAAAAAAATGAGCTACCGCGTAACAACATCGAAAACTGACGTAATAGCAACAGAAAAGGGCGGTGTACCGTCTTTTACAATAAACATTAAGACGGAAGGGAATTTACAAAATAATGAATGCTTAACAAATATGGCTAAAGCATATGCATTTGAGGGTTATGAAGAACAATTTAATAAAAAAATGGAACAAGAAATACTGGATACAGTCAAAACAATCAGAGAGCAATATAATGCAGATATTTTTGGCTTAGGGGAGAGGTTAAAAGATCAAGATTATAAACATTTTAAAAAATATCGGGAAAATTGGGATGAAGGCTTTGCTAAGGCAAAAGTTAGTATTCATTTTAACACAGAAATAAAACGGGCTGGATTAAGAAAGGAAGGTGCTATTATAAAGTAGAGTAGGATTTCTAAAGATGGTATTTTCGGCTGCTGCTTGCAGCTTTTTCTATGTGTTAAATGTTAGTTTGTAATTTTAATGGAGCAGCATAAATAAACTAATTAACATTTGCTATTTATAAACGCAATTGAATTGGATAATTTTATATGTTATATTGAATATGTCCCTTATTAAAGTAATTTAATAAGTTATTAAATACTTATTTAAAACATTAAATAAGTGTGGATACGGAAAATAGAAAAGGTTAGTAAGCACAATTTAATGATGGTGAGGTTAAAAAATGGCAACACTTCTTTTGGTCATTATTTATTTAGCTTTTATCAGTTTAGGTCTTCCGGATTCCTTGTTAGGAGCTGCTTGGCCTGTTATGCAATCTGATCTTGGAGTTCCCCTTGAAACTGCTGGATTTCTTTTTATGATGATTGCAGGCGGCACCATTATTTCAAGTTTAGTAAGCGGTAAGGTACTTAAACGATTTGGGACTAGTAAAGTAACATTTGTGAGCGTCTTCATGACGGCTGTTGCTTTATTAGGTTTTCAATTTGCTCCATCCATTGCTTGGTTAGTACTTTGCGCTATTCCCCTTGGATTAGGAGCTGGTGCCGTTGATACTGGGTTAAATGATTATGTTGCAACAAATTATAAAGCGCATCATATGAGTTGGCTGCACTGTTTCTGGGGAGTGGGAGCAACGCTTGGTCCAGTCATTATGGCACAGTTTATTTCGGAGGGGACTTCATGGAGAAATGGGTATCTCACCATTTCTGGTATTCAATTTGCGTTAGTGCTTATTCTCCTTATTACACTTCCTTTATGGAAGAGAGTAACACATAACAACAAAGCTGTTTCAGATGAAATAATGGAAACAAATGCTGTTCGGCATGAAAAAAATAATGAGCTAAAACCATTGCAAGTGAAAGGGGTAAAGCTTGCGCTTGCATCCTTTTTGTTTTATTGCGGCGTCGAAGCAACGATGGGGCTGTGGGGAAGCAGTTTTTTGGTTAATGTGAAGGGGCTGAGTGCGGCAGCTGCTGCCCAGTGGGTGTCATTATACTATGCCGGAATAACTGTTGGCAGGTTTATCACGGGCTTTATTACCTTCAAAATGACAAATCGTGCTCTCATTCGATCTGGACAATTAATAGCAGCAGTTGGTGCTATTATTCTGTTTTTGCCTTTGCCATCCATTTTCTCGCTTGTAGGATTTATCATTATTGGATTAGGATTGGCACCGATATTTCCGTGTATGCTCCACGAAACACCAGCACATTTCGGGAAAAAACATTCCCAGTCCATTATGGGCTATCAAATGGCGGTTGCTTACACAGGAACTACATTTTTACCGCCAATGCTAGGATTTATTTCATCTTATTTCACGATAGGAATTTTCCCTGTATGCATTTTGATTTTTGCTGTAGCAATGCTGTTAAGCACTGAAAATTTAAATCGCTTACTTTATAAAAAGATTATTGGGAAAGATACTAGTTTAAAAGCTTAATATTTATACAAAAGGCAGGTAGTAATATGAAAACGGAAAAAGAAAAAATGTTAGCTGGAGAAATGTATAATCCAGCTGACCCTTTGTTGTCAGAAGAACGTAATAAATCAAGACAAACGGTTAGGCTTTATAACCAAACATTAGAGACAGAAGGCGAAAAGCGTACAAAGATTCTGAAGGAATTACTCGGTTCTACTGGCGAAAACATTTATATGGAGCCGAATATACGATTTGATTATGGGGGTAATATATATGTCGGAGAAAACTTTTATGCAAACTTCGACTGCACTATTTTAGATGTTTGTGAAGTAAGAATTGGAGATAACTGTATGCTTGCACCTGGTGTGCAAATTTATTCAGCGACACATCCATTGAATACTACAGATAGAAATTCCGGCAGAGAATACGGAAAACCAGTCACAATCGGAAACAATGTTTGGATTGGGGGAAGTGCAATCATAAATCCAGGAGTTACAATTGGGAATAATGCTGTGATTGCTTCAGGTGCTGTTGTCGTGAAGAATGTACCAGATAATGTAGTTGTTGGCGGAAACCCAGCTAGAATTATTAAGCATATTGAAGGATAACAAACATTAGTCTTAAGATGAGGTGGAAAACTTGAAGATTGAGCATGTGGCTATTTGGGTCAAGGATTTAGAAATTATGAAAGAGTTTTACGAAACTTATTTTAACGGCAAGGCAAACAGTAAGTATCATAATCAGGCGAAAGGCTTTGAATCTTATTTTCTAGCATTTGAATCAGGTGCAAGATTAGAAATCATGCGAAAGTCAGGTATTAATCAAGCAGCTGCAAGTGAAATGATTGGCTGGGCACATATTGCTATCTCTTTAGGAAGCAAAGAAGCTGTTAACGAAATGACAGAGCGATTAATTAATGATGGTTACCGTCATAATAATGGGCCGCGTCTAACGGGTGATGGCTACTATGAAAGTGTGATGGAAGATCCAGAAGGCAATTTAATTGAGCTGACTGTATAAAAGGAACATTAAATTGGACAAAGCCACTGAATAATTCAGTGGCTTCCGTTATTCTGATAAACTTATTGTTCAGATTTAACAAGTATTTTCACTTGGTTCTTTTCTTTGATTAAGCTTTCAAAGCCTTCTTCAATAACATCGTCTAAGGCAATTTTTTTCGTTACTAGTTTTTCTGCTGAGAAATAGCCTTTTTGCATTAGTGACAACACTGCAGGGAAGACATTACGGTAGCCAATTATTCCTTTGACAGTTCGTTCTTTAATAACAATGTCATTTGGCAAAATTTCAGCGCCTTTTTCCCAGATGCTAACGATAATTGTTTCTCCGCCAATTCCAGTAGATTGAATTGCTTGACGCAAGACGACTGGCACTCCTGTAACTTCAAATGAAACATCCACTCCGCCGTCTGTTAATCTTGCAATTTCAGCAACTGTATCTTCAACCTCTGCAGGGTTAATGATGATTGCTCCTAATTCTGCTGCTTTCGCTTGGCGTTCAGGAGATAGCTCAACAGCATATATATCTGTAGCACCTGCAGCTTTAAGTGCTTCGATTACTAGCAAGCCGATTGGACCACAGCCAAATACAGCAACTTTGTCACCAGCTTTAACTCTGCTTGAACGTACAGCATATAAAGCAACTGCCGCTGGTTCAACTAATGCACCTTGCTCATAGGATAAATCATCTGGAAGCTTAAATAGGAGCTCCTCATCGACAGCAACATATTCACTAAGACCTCCGCCACCACCGGCAAGTCCTAAGAATCCCATGTTTTCATCTAAATTGTATGCACCTTGATGTCCGTGCGTAGCAAAAATCGGTTCTACAACGACACGATCGCCAACTTTATAATTGTTTACTCCTTCTCCAACCTCGACAACTTCACCGGAAAATTCATGACCAAGTGTTACAGGTGCAACCTCGTTCGTAAGTGGATGAGGCTGATCAACTGGTATGAAAATCGGTCCGCCTAAGTATTCATGTAAATCACTGCCGCATATACCGCACCATTTCACTTTCATTTTTACTTGACCTGGATTTAATTTCGGCTCGTCTATTTCCTCCAAGCGAATATCTTTTTGATTATGCCATCTTAACGCTTTCATCTAAAAACAACCCCTTATGTAGTTTATTTACATATATTAGTATACAGCTAACAACACTTATGATAAATTTAGTTAATATTAACTAAGGTTAAGTACTGCTTAACTAAAAAATGAGGTTTATATGAATATTGAACAATTAAAATATATGGTTGAAATTGCACGAACAGGCTCCTTGAAGGAAGCGGCAGAAAATTTACATATAACATTGCCAGCATTGAGTCAATCGATTAAAAATCTTGAAAAAGAATTAAATATTAGTATTTTTCACAGATCAAGACGAGGATCTGTTCCGACAGAAGAAGGTCACAAGCTAGTAGAAAAGGCAAATTCTGTTTTACAGAAGCTTCAGGAGTTTATGGAGGAAGCAGAAGCCTACACAAATACAATGAATGGTGAAATGAAGATAGCGACATATCCAGGGCCAATGGAAATTCTCGTTGATCTTATTTCAGACATTAAAAGGGAATATCCTAATATTAAAGCATCTATTTATGAAAACAGTACAGAGCATATAATTGAGAAAGTGCTAGAAGGGGAAGTGGATGTTGGCTTTATAACATATACAGAAAAAGAAGAAAAGAAATATCGGAATCTCGTTTTCAAAAAGCTGCTCGATGGCCATATGGTTGTGGCGGTAAACAAAAATTCGCCATTGGCACAGAATAAACTAATAACTGCAGAGATGTTAATTGATCAGCCAATCGTATTATATAATGATGTCTACATTAACGAATTCATGAAAGGCTTCAGCTCACTGCCTTTTGATATTTTATTTACTACAAATAATGTCGATACAATACGGCATACTTTGGAAAACAATACAGCGATAAATATAGGGTTTGACTATGCATTTAAAACAGATGCAGGTTTGTCTAGAAGTGATAAGTATGTAGTCATTAACTTTGCTTCTCCTCATTATAAAACGTATTCCTTCGGATATTTTTATAATGCAAATAATGGTCTATCGAGGATATTACGAGAGTTTTTGAAGCGGATACATATAACGATAATTGATAATGAAGAAGAGGCTGAGACTGCAAAAGGACAAAAATTAAGCTATCGAAATTCTAAACTTTGAAATGATGAATCTTGGGATTATATAGAGAGATAGGTTTTTAGATTAGTCCGTTTCATTGCGCATACGTCCCCTCGCTTTCCGCGGGGAGGAAGATGAGCCTCCTCATCTTCGCCTGCGGGGTCTCATCCTTTCCTCTATTTCCCGCTGGAGTCGAGTGGCCAACGCTCCATTCCACTATGCAGTTTAAATATTGTATTCCAACAGAAATACAAAGACACAAACTGAACTATTATTCAGAAATACTTAAATAGGTGGTTTGTGATTGGTCTTAGTTACTTATTGTAAGCTCTTTTAACTTTATGGAATTTCTCCTCTTTAAAATAAGTCTGTGCGCTCTAACACATGATGGACTAAATGAAACAGGGCTGGATTATGATTTTCTCTTTTGTAGGAAAGAATCCATTCTGCTGTTAATTGTTCTTGTGCGAATTTTTTGTATAGTACATCTAAATTAAACAGGCGTTTAGCTGAATCAGGTACAACGGCAATCCCGATGCCTGCGGTGACTAATCCAATGACCATTTGATATTCAGTTGATTCCTGCACGATATTCGGATGGAAGCCATTTTTATTACATAGTTGGATAAAGTCCTCATACAGAGAGGGCCATGCCTCTTTTGACAAGGAAATGATTGGCTCATTTTTAATATCAGACATGGAAATGGCAGGTTTATCTGCCAAGTGATGATTTTTGGGGATGGCAAAAACACATTCACTAGTTTTAAGACTTCTGCTGATGAGTTCACAGTTAGTAACAGGAGGATGTGAAAAACCTACATCAATATCGCCATTTAATAACGCGGTTAGCTGATTTGGGGCAGATAATTGGCGTAATTCAATCTCAATCGACGGAAAAATAGCTCTAAATTCCTTTATGGCTGGCGGCAAAATCTCATATGTTGCTGTACCGACAAACCCGACTACAATCTTTCCAAGTTCACCTCTTGCGGTATGGCGCGCTGTATCAACGGCTCTGTCTAATTGATTTAATACAGAAGTTATTTGTCCTAAAAAAACGTTTCCGGCAGTTGTTAATTCCACAGCCCGACTGGAACGATGAAAGAGGGGAAAACCCAGTTCTTCCTCCAATTGCTTTATTTGCTGGCTGAGAGGTGGCTGTGTCATATTAAGTTTTGAAGCTGCCCTTCCGAAATGAAGCTCCTCTGCCACTGTTTTAAAATACTGCAAGTGTCTAAGCTCCATGATTATAACCACCTTACTGATTCATTCGTAATACATATCAATCCCACGTTTAATGGATATTGGAAAAAATATCATGTGAAATGTATAGTAAATCATATCATGAAATTCCAAATTTTATAAGGAATTCAATTTAAGGAGTGAAGCTGAATGAATCTTCAGGACCAAACAAATATCACAAGACGAGGAGCAGAACTAATTGTTGACACACTGATTGCTCAAGGTGTCACACATGTTTTTGCTATACCAGGTGCAAAAATAGATGCTGTTTTTGATGTGCTTCAAGACAGAGGACCAGAGCTAATTCTTTGCAGACATGAACAAAATGCAGCATTTATGGCAGCAGCAGTTGGAAGACTGACAGGAAATCCTGGAGTATGCTTGGTAACCTCAGGACCTGGAGCTTCAAATCTAGCAACAGGCTTATTGACGGCTAATACAGAAGGAGATCCAGTTGTGGCGATTGCAGGTAATGTCATTCGAGCTGACAGATTGAAACGCACACATCAATCACTGGATAATGCTGCATTATTTAAACCAGTAACAAAATACAGTGTGGAAGTACAGGATGTCAAGAATATCCCTGAAGCATTAACAAATGCCTTTCGTGCAGCTAAATCAGGCCAGGCAGGCGCAGCATTTATCAGCTTTCCTCAAGATGTCGTCACAGAAGAAACATCTGTCCAAGCAATAGCAGCACTGCCAGCACCAACACTTGGTGCTGCAGCAGATAGCAGCATCCGTTCTGCCGTCGCAAAAATTCACAACGCCAATCTTCCTATTGCCATAGTAGGAATGAAAGGAAGTAGGCCAAAAGCAGTAAAATCAATCCGGAAATTTCTCCATACATTAGGAATCCCCTTTGTAGAGACATATCAAGGAGCAGGCACTCTTTCAAGAGAGCTCGAAGCTCAATATTATGGACGTATCGGGCTTTTTGCCAACCAGCCAGGTGATCTTCTCATTGAACAGGCAGATCTCATTATTACTATCGGCTTTGATCCAATTGAATATGATCCAAAGTTTTGGAATGTAAATAATAATCCGAATATTATTCATGTTGATGAAATTCAAGCAGATGCTGACCATTTTTATCAGCCCTGCCTTGAATTGATCGGTGACATTTCTGCAACAGTTGCCGAATTAGACTTTTTCTCTGTTCCGGCAAAAATAAGTGGAGAGAAAAATGAATTTCTTGCCAGACTTAGAGATCTTCATGAAGAAATGGAATCACCAAAGCCAATTCAAAAGCAAGGTCTGTCCCATCCATTACAGGTAATCAATGCGTTAAGAAGCCAAATTGCAGATGATGTGATTGTTACATGTGATATTGGCTCTCACGGGATTTGGATGTCACGTCACTTTCGCTCCTATGAACCAAATACACTGCTGATTTCAAATGGAATGCAGACACTTGGAGTTGCTCTTCCTTGGGCAATTGGTGCAGCTATATTGCACCAAGACAAAAAAATCGTTTCTGTATCTGGTGACGGGGGCTTTCTGTTCTCTGCGATGGAGCTTGAAACGGCTGTTAGGATGAAGGCTAACATCGTTCATTTAGTTTGGAATGACAGCAAATATGATATGGTATCCTTCCAGCAGATAATGAAATATAACCGAGATTCCTGTGTCGAATTCGGACCAATAGATATCGTTAAATACGCAGAAAGTTTTGGTGCAACAGGACTTAGGGTAAACTCTCCACAAGAGCTGTCAAAGGTTCTTGAAAAGGGTCTGCAGCAGGAAGGACCTGTCATCATTGACATCCCAATTGACTATAGCGAAAATATCGATTTGGCAAATCAAAAATGGCCGGATTATTTCAAACAGCAAGCAGTTGAAAGAGAGCTTTGGCATTCATAAAAGGCATCCAAGCAATATATTTTTTAAGATTGAGGTGATGATGCATGGAAATGGTTAAAACTTTACATGCTGACATAATAGAGAACAACGAAGACCAGAAGCAGGAGGTTTATCAGGTTTCGACAATGACGGCGCTTCTGGATGGTGTTTACGACGGAGACTTTTCATTAGGTGAAATTCATGAACATGGGGACTTTGGTATTGGTACCTTTAATAAACTCGATGGTGAATTAATCGGGTTTGATGGTGAGTTCTACCGACTCCGCTCAGATGGAACAGCAACACCAGTTAAGGAAGAGGATAAATCACCATTTTGCTCGATTACATTTTTTGAAACAGAGATTACACACCGTGTAAACCGCCAATTAACATTAGAAGAACTGGAGCAGGAATTAGACAAACTTCTCCCTAGTAAAAATGTTTTTTATGCGATTAGAATGGATGGTGTCTTTAAAAAGGTTCAAACGAGAACAGTTGAGGTACAGGAAAAGCCATATGTGCCGATGATTGAAGCGGTAAAAACACAGCCGATCTTTGACTTTGAAAACATCGAGGGAACGATTGCTGGCTTTCGCACTCCACAATATGCCCATGGAATCGCAGTTGCTGGATATCATTTGCATTTTATTGATAAAAATAGAAGTACCGGCGGTCATGTTTTTGACTATACGGTGGAGAATGCTACAATCCGCATTTCTAAAAAGCAGTACTTGAATTTAAGACTGCCTGAAACAGAAGAATTTTTCAAAGCTGATATAGATCGTGCTGATTTAGCCAGTGATATAGCTGAAGCAGAAGGAAGCCCTGAAAAAAGATAACTCAGTTAGTGGAGTAATGTATAAATATAATATTATAGTAGAAAACTGTCTTCCTTTGTGGGGAAATCTGCAATTGGAAGGCAGTTTTTTATTAAACTTTTAGTGTGTGAATGTTTAGAGAAAAGAAGTACCATTACACATCATTCTCTTATCTTTTGTTATGACTTGGAAATTAAAGCTTATTAGAAAGGAATAAATGAATGATATAATAGCTGAAATTTTGTCTCATAATATAAAATTTAATATAAATAAAATTTAATATAAAAAATTAATTTCTAAGTTATATTCTAGTCAAAAGAGAAATACCTTGTTATATATCTTATTTTAAGTTAGAATCAATTGTAGATATTGAGGGTCTTTAATATATTTATATAATCTATTGTTTTTTAGTTTAATAATAGATATAAGGAGTCTTTAATAGATTTAATAGGAGAGGATATAATATGGTATTAGATTGCGTAATTATTGGTGGAGGCCCAGCAGGACTTAATGCAGCACTTGTGCTTGGAAGAGCAAAAAAGAATATCATACTTTTTGATGATAATAAACCAAGAAACGCTGTTACTCACGAATCTCACGGGTTTATTACGAGAGATAAAATTAAACCGGCTGAATTTAAAAGATATGCTTTAAAGGATTTAAAGGAGTATCCTAATATAATCATCAAAAATCAAAGAGTGTTTGATATAAAGACAGAAAATGATCGTTTTCTGATTTTAACGAAGGATGGCAATACGTTTGAGGCAAGAAAGGTCATTTTAGCTACTGGCCTTACAGATATTCTTCCTGCTATTAAAGGAATCCATGAATTTTATGGAGCAAGTCTGTTTAGCTGTCCGTTTTGTGATGGATGGGAATTAAAGGACCGTCCATTAGTCGTCATTGCAGAAAATGAGCGAGCATTTCATATGACAAAAATGATTAGAAATTGGAGTAAAGATGTTGTTCTGTGTACAAATGGACAAAAGGTTTTGTCAAGTGAGCAAAGAGAGCTTTTTGCAGATAAGGACATCGAAGTGATTGAAGAAGAAATAGAATATCTGCAGGGAGTGGACGGCAAATTGCGGAAAATTATCTTTAAGAGTGGAAGAGAAGTAGCAAGAGAAGGCGGCTTTGTCACCTCAGGTTTGCAACAGGCATCTCCATTAGCACAACAATTAGGCTGCAGTCTGAATAGTATGGGAGGAATTGACACAGATAATTCTGGTCGAACGACCATTGCAGGAGTTTATGCATGTGGAGATAATTCCATTATTGCCCCTGCTCAATTGATTATTGCAGCTGCAGAAGGAAGTAGAGCTGCGATGGCTGTTGTAGGAGATTTAGTGAATGAGGACTTTTAATAGTAAGAAATGATAACACCCCCAA
This window contains:
- a CDS encoding maltose acetyltransferase domain-containing protein — translated: MKTEKEKMLAGEMYNPADPLLSEERNKSRQTVRLYNQTLETEGEKRTKILKELLGSTGENIYMEPNIRFDYGGNIYVGENFYANFDCTILDVCEVRIGDNCMLAPGVQIYSATHPLNTTDRNSGREYGKPVTIGNNVWIGGSAIINPGVTIGNNAVIASGAVVVKNVPDNVVVGGNPARIIKHIEG
- a CDS encoding VOC family protein, with the translated sequence MKIEHVAIWVKDLEIMKEFYETYFNGKANSKYHNQAKGFESYFLAFESGARLEIMRKSGINQAAASEMIGWAHIAISLGSKEAVNEMTERLINDGYRHNNGPRLTGDGYYESVMEDPEGNLIELTV
- a CDS encoding NAD(P)/FAD-dependent oxidoreductase, coding for MVLDCVIIGGGPAGLNAALVLGRAKKNIILFDDNKPRNAVTHESHGFITRDKIKPAEFKRYALKDLKEYPNIIIKNQRVFDIKTENDRFLILTKDGNTFEARKVILATGLTDILPAIKGIHEFYGASLFSCPFCDGWELKDRPLVVIAENERAFHMTKMIRNWSKDVVLCTNGQKVLSSEQRELFADKDIEVIEEEIEYLQGVDGKLRKIIFKSGREVAREGGFVTSGLQQASPLAQQLGCSLNSMGGIDTDNSGRTTIAGVYACGDNSIIAPAQLIIAAAEGSRAAMAVVGDLVNEDF
- a CDS encoding Ger(x)C family spore germination protein, encoding MIVIVCLLSGCWDRKELRNVSVVTGMAVDKGEHQKYKLTVETTAASEVNPRNAEGYAPANVQSLEGNTIAELTHKFNIVSEQSMILSHMRVLVISEEVAEKGMMEFMDFMDRNREIRDDFDIVIARDGKAASVLKTNNMYKKSASLKVYTQLVSMYKDWGGAPKLRLNDFIRIYKSDGQTPVLVALKVKGDPKKGGNIENMKTITPENKVDVDSLGIIKGGKLVGYISIYDVRNMLWLQGNLKSTVITSQCGSGDKKMSYRVTTSKTDVIATEKGGVPSFTINIKTEGNLQNNECLTNMAKAYAFEGYEEQFNKKMEQEILDTVKTIREQYNADIFGLGERLKDQDYKHFKKYRENWDEGFAKAKVSIHFNTEIKRAGLRKEGAIIK
- a CDS encoding MFS transporter is translated as MATLLLVIIYLAFISLGLPDSLLGAAWPVMQSDLGVPLETAGFLFMMIAGGTIISSLVSGKVLKRFGTSKVTFVSVFMTAVALLGFQFAPSIAWLVLCAIPLGLGAGAVDTGLNDYVATNYKAHHMSWLHCFWGVGATLGPVIMAQFISEGTSWRNGYLTISGIQFALVLILLITLPLWKRVTHNNKAVSDEIMETNAVRHEKNNELKPLQVKGVKLALASFLFYCGVEATMGLWGSSFLVNVKGLSAAAAAQWVSLYYAGITVGRFITGFITFKMTNRALIRSGQLIAAVGAIILFLPLPSIFSLVGFIIIGLGLAPIFPCMLHETPAHFGKKHSQSIMGYQMAVAYTGTTFLPPMLGFISSYFTIGIFPVCILIFAVAMLLSTENLNRLLYKKIIGKDTSLKA
- the alsR gene encoding acetoin biosynthesis transcriptional regulator AlsR: MELRHLQYFKTVAEELHFGRAASKLNMTQPPLSQQIKQLEEELGFPLFHRSSRAVELTTAGNVFLGQITSVLNQLDRAVDTARHTARGELGKIVVGFVGTATYEILPPAIKEFRAIFPSIEIELRQLSAPNQLTALLNGDIDVGFSHPPVTNCELISRSLKTSECVFAIPKNHHLADKPAISMSDIKNEPIISLSKEAWPSLYEDFIQLCNKNGFHPNIVQESTEYQMVIGLVTAGIGIAVVPDSAKRLFNLDVLYKKFAQEQLTAEWILSYKRENHNPALFHLVHHVLERTDLF
- the alsS gene encoding acetolactate synthase AlsS; the protein is MNLQDQTNITRRGAELIVDTLIAQGVTHVFAIPGAKIDAVFDVLQDRGPELILCRHEQNAAFMAAAVGRLTGNPGVCLVTSGPGASNLATGLLTANTEGDPVVAIAGNVIRADRLKRTHQSLDNAALFKPVTKYSVEVQDVKNIPEALTNAFRAAKSGQAGAAFISFPQDVVTEETSVQAIAALPAPTLGAAADSSIRSAVAKIHNANLPIAIVGMKGSRPKAVKSIRKFLHTLGIPFVETYQGAGTLSRELEAQYYGRIGLFANQPGDLLIEQADLIITIGFDPIEYDPKFWNVNNNPNIIHVDEIQADADHFYQPCLELIGDISATVAELDFFSVPAKISGEKNEFLARLRDLHEEMESPKPIQKQGLSHPLQVINALRSQIADDVIVTCDIGSHGIWMSRHFRSYEPNTLLISNGMQTLGVALPWAIGAAILHQDKKIVSVSGDGGFLFSAMELETAVRMKANIVHLVWNDSKYDMVSFQQIMKYNRDSCVEFGPIDIVKYAESFGATGLRVNSPQELSKVLEKGLQQEGPVIIDIPIDYSENIDLANQKWPDYFKQQAVERELWHS
- a CDS encoding LysR family transcriptional regulator is translated as MNIEQLKYMVEIARTGSLKEAAENLHITLPALSQSIKNLEKELNISIFHRSRRGSVPTEEGHKLVEKANSVLQKLQEFMEEAEAYTNTMNGEMKIATYPGPMEILVDLISDIKREYPNIKASIYENSTEHIIEKVLEGEVDVGFITYTEKEEKKYRNLVFKKLLDGHMVVAVNKNSPLAQNKLITAEMLIDQPIVLYNDVYINEFMKGFSSLPFDILFTTNNVDTIRHTLENNTAINIGFDYAFKTDAGLSRSDKYVVINFASPHYKTYSFGYFYNANNGLSRILREFLKRIHITIIDNEEEAETAKGQKLSYRNSKL
- the budA gene encoding acetolactate decarboxylase — translated: MVKTLHADIIENNEDQKQEVYQVSTMTALLDGVYDGDFSLGEIHEHGDFGIGTFNKLDGELIGFDGEFYRLRSDGTATPVKEEDKSPFCSITFFETEITHRVNRQLTLEELEQELDKLLPSKNVFYAIRMDGVFKKVQTRTVEVQEKPYVPMIEAVKTQPIFDFENIEGTIAGFRTPQYAHGIAVAGYHLHFIDKNRSTGGHVFDYTVENATIRISKKQYLNLRLPETEEFFKADIDRADLASDIAEAEGSPEKR
- a CDS encoding 2,3-butanediol dehydrogenase, which gives rise to MKALRWHNQKDIRLEEIDEPKLNPGQVKMKVKWCGICGSDLHEYLGGPIFIPVDQPHPLTNEVAPVTLGHEFSGEVVEVGEGVNNYKVGDRVVVEPIFATHGHQGAYNLDENMGFLGLAGGGGGLSEYVAVDEELLFKLPDDLSYEQGALVEPAAVALYAVRSSRVKAGDKVAVFGCGPIGLLVIEALKAAGATDIYAVELSPERQAKAAELGAIIINPAEVEDTVAEIARLTDGGVDVSFEVTGVPVVLRQAIQSTGIGGETIIVSIWEKGAEILPNDIVIKERTVKGIIGYRNVFPAVLSLMQKGYFSAEKLVTKKIALDDVIEEGFESLIKEKNQVKILVKSEQ